GTGAGTATTTTACCCATGGATTCAACACTCACCTCATTATTTTGAGTCTGGTAAACCTGTAGTGGGAAACCACCTCCGATATCAATAGTAGTAAGGTGTATCCCCTTGGCTGCTGCTTGTTCGAAAATTTTTACCACCAATTTAAGAGAAGCAATATAATTTTCCACATTCGTGCAGGGTGAACCGACATGAAAGCTGATACCAATTGGATTTAACCCAGCATCTTGCGCATTGAGCAACAAATCCAAGGCTTCATCGGGTTCAGCGCCAAACTTATAGGAAAGATTGATCCGGCTGCCAACTGACGGCGTCTTAACCCTTAAGATAACCGATGCCTCTTGAAAAACCCGGGCTATTTTACCCACTTCATCAAAATTGTCGTAAGTTAAGCGGTTAACACCGTTTTCTTTGGCAAAACGAATACCTTTTTTTCTTTTAATCGTATTTGCTAATATCATGCGCTGTGGAGGAATACCGTGGCTTAAAACCAGTTGAATTTCTTGAAGGGATGCTACGTCAAATGACGAGCCGATCTCACCTAAAACTTGGATAATATAAGGATGAGGATTGGCTTTTAAGGCATAATAAACCTCAACCCCTGGGAAAAAAGACCGAAAAGCCTGATAATTATCTATTAACTTCTCTCGAATTATGATAAAAAGTGGAGTATCATGCTGTTCAATTAAACAATCAATTTGATCATAGCTTAAACCGAACATACTGGTTGAAAGGTTATTTTTCTCCAAAAATAATCAACTCCCGCTTTTAAAATATGGAAATCATAAATATCAAAATTGGAGCAAAAAAGAACGATCATCCTTAGGAGGAAAAAATTTGAATCAATGCTTAAGAAGTCCTTATTCTGACAATTGTGAAGTATAACCTTTCATTATCGGATTTTCAATAGTTTAAAGCCATCGAGCCAACAAAATTTTTTGGTTTAAGATGCTGGCCCGATGGTTGATTAAAGTATCCTTTAATTTTCAGCGTTATTACTGGCTTACCGGAATTTCTCCTTCTACTCCTTCGACAAACCACGAGAAGGATAAGATATCTTGATCGGACATTTTCTGTCCTTCAGCTACTTTCTCATTTCCATTTTGGTCTTTTATTGGACCCCAAAAAACATCCCAGGTTCCATTGATTATTTTTTCCTGTTCTTCTTGAACCAAGGCTCTCACTTCACCTGGTACATCTTGGCTAAAGGACGTGAGTTTTACTATACCAGTTTCCATCCCCCACCAACTATTCTCGGGTTTCCAGGTTCCTTCTACAACCTTTTTTACAATATCAATATAGGTTGTTGACCAGTCCCAAACTGAGGAGGTAAGACATTTCGTCGGAGCATAGCTGGACATATCATTATTATAACCAATAACATATACCCCTGATTCTTCAGCAGTCTGAGGAGTTGATCCAGAATCGGCATGCATACCAATCACGTCAGCTCCCGCATCTATAAGTGCTTTCGTAGCTTCTTTTTCTTTTCCTGGATCAAACCAAGAATAAAGCCAAACAACCTTAACCTTCGCATCGGGATTCGCTTTACGAGCTCCTAAGGTAAAAGCATTAATCATACGGATTACTTCAGGAATCGGATGAGCTGCCGGAAAACCGATAATATTGCTTTTTGTCATACTTCCCGCCACCAACCCCGATAGATATCTCGCTTGATACATTCTTCCAAAATAGAGACCGACATTGTCGGCCATTTTATATCCCGAACAATGCATGAATATAACATCCGGATATTTTTTGGCCACTTCAATGACTTGGTCCATATACCCAAATGAAGTAGCAAAAACCAACTTCGCTCCATTTCGAACAAATTGCTCCATAACTCGCGCACAATCGGGCCCCTCAGGAACCGATTCAGCATACATCGTCGTTACCCCAGGGAAAGCTTTTTCAATAGCTTGACGTCCTTGATCGTGCATATAGCTCCATCCACCATCACCAACCGGACCCACAAAGACAAAGCCAATCTTGAGGTGATCCGCAGGAATCGGATCAAAAGCCAGAGCAGCCGATCCCAAGGTGAAAAAAACCACCAAAACCAATAACCATGCCCATTTGTTCATTTCCTTATGACACTCCCTTTCCTTATTTATTAAATTAATGGTAAAGAAATTATACTTGATATTCGTTCGCTTAATCACTTTCTTCACGAAAATAGGGTTGACCCAAAGAAGCTGGAGCTCCAAATAGGATCCCCTTGCCTTTCCCAATTGAAATAAAAATTAGAACACTAACCGTAAGAAGATAGGGAAGCATCAGAAGTAAGGGCGTTGGAATACTCGTACCTGTTGCTTGAAGCCTTAATTGAAAAGCTTCTACCCCTCCAAAAAGATAAGCTCCTAAAGCAGCACGGGTTGGATTCCAAATGGCAAATATTACCAGCGCTACTGCAATCCAACCTCTTCCCGCAGTCATTGATTCGGTCCACATTTTATTATAAGCTACCGAAAGATAAGCTCCACCCAAAGCAACGATACCGCCGCCAATTAACACTGCTAAATAACGAATCCGATTGACATTTAATCCCAACGCATCAGCAGCTCTGGGACTATCACCTACTGCTCGTAAATTTAAACCTATCCGAGTCGAGATTAAAAACCAGGAAAGGAAAACTACCAGGAAAAAGGAAAAATACACCATCAGGTCATGATTAAAAAAAACCGGACCAATAAAAGGAATGCGGTTTAAGACTGGAAAAGGGGTTTTTAATAAACCTGGAATTGTCTTACCAATGAATGCTTTTCCTATGAGGGAACTGACTCCGGTCCCAAAAATTGTCATTGCCAAGCCACTCACTACTTGATTGCCTTTTAAGGTAATAGAAATAAAACCATGGATGAGGGTTATAAAAGCTCCTAAAATAAAGGCTGCTATTATTCCCAGCCAAGGATTACCACTGGCTAAACTTACCGAAAAACCAGTGAGTGCCCCAATCAGCATTATTCCTTCTAATCCTAAGTTTAAAATCCCCGATTTTTCAATGATAATTTCTCCCAAAGTTGCAAATAAAATAGGAGTGCCACTTCGAACTGCTGCAGCCAGAATGGAAATAACCATCTCCATTTAGCGTTCATCTCCTCTGATAAACCGGATTCGATAATTTCTAAAAAATTCTCCCCCTAAAACAAAAAATAGTATCAATCCCTGTAACACCAAGGTGCTAGCAATGGGTAATCGCATTACAATTTGCAGGCTTTCACCTCCTACCTGGAGGGCACCAATAAGAAAAGAAACCAACATAACCGAAATGGGATTCAAGCGAGCTAACCAAGCGACTATAATCGCAGTAAATCCGAATTCTGCAGTAAATCCATGTTGTAAGCGTCCCTGTAAACCTGAAACTTCCCCCATACCGGCAATACCAGCTATAGCTCCAGATATAAACATGATCAAGACAATATATCTTAAATAATAAATACCGGCATATTGAGCGGCTTTTGGATTTTCACCAATAACTCGTATTTCATAACCCCAACGAGTATAACGGAAAATAAACCAAAATAAAATTGCAAAAATGATTGCAATAAATAACCCGTAATGGATTCTGGTTCCGGCAAATTGTGGAAGCCGAGCTGCTTCTGGGAAAGGAGCAGTCATGGGAAAACCTAAGCTATCCGGATCTTTCCACGGTCCATAAATAAAATAATCAGCCAGGTGGATGGCGATATAGTTTAACATTAAGGTAGTTATGGTTTCGTTTACATTCCAACGGGCTTTTAAATATCCTGCTATAGCAGCCCAACCCCCACCAGCAATGCCAGCAAATAGAAACATAATAACCAACATTATCCCGCGATTATCTACATAAAAATATCGAACTGCTGCAGTCGTTGCTAAAGCCCCTAAAAAAATTTGGCCGGCAGCACCGATATTCCAAACGGTAGCCTTAAAAGCCAGAGTGACTGCAATACCTGATAAAATTAAGGGAATGGCTTTTACAATGGTTTCACTTATTCCATACCAATCACCGAATGCAGTCTGAAACATTCCACGATAAGCTTGAACTGGGGATACCTTGAGAAATGATAAGAAAATTGACCCACCAATCAAGGCCAACAACACTGATATGAAAGGTAGAAAAACACTTAATAACCAGGAAGAAGAAGTTCGTTTATTAATTCGAAAATAAATACTCATGCAGAAACCTTCTGGATATTTTTTAGTGGTGTTCCTGCCATCATTAATCCTAAAACCTCAGGGGTTACTTCCTGTGGTTTGTCAATTACCCCCATGATTTCTCCCTTACATATAACAGCTAATCGGTCACTTAAAGCGATTAATTCTTCTATATCTTCTGAAATTAAAAGAACTGAAGCTCCTCGGTCTCTTTCTTTTAGAATTTGTTCCCGAACAAATTTGGTCGCTGCAACATCTAAGCCCCAAGTAGGGTGCATAGCGATGATAACTTGAGGTGAATCACTGAGTTCTCGCCCCAACATCAATTTTTGCAGATTACCCCCGGAAAGATTTTTTACCGGATAGCGAACATGAGGAACAGCGATGTAGTATTTACGAATTAAATGATGGGCATAGCGAGCAACTTCACGCCAATTTATCAATGATCTCTTGGCTATAGGGTTTTTCCAATATTTCTTTAATATTGCATTTTCATCAACCATCATATTCGGAATTAGACCAACACCACGTCGGTCAGCTGGAATATAGCGAAGTCCTTTTTTTATAAAATGTCGGGGCGGTCGATTGGTGAGTTCTTGCTGATTTATTTTTATTTTTCCTGACTCAATCCTTCGTAATCCTGATAATGCTTCACATAATTCCTGTTGACCATTTCCTGCTACACCAGCCAACCCCAACAATTCTCCTTGATGGATCTGTAAGGAAAGGTCTTGAATGACGTGAAATCCACGATCTCCACGAACTCGAAGATTTTCAACATCGAAAACTAAAGGTCCAGCTGACTTTGGCTGCTTTTGAATCGAGAAAACAAATTTCTGACCCATCATCATCTCCGCCAATTTTTCCTTGGAGGTTTCACCGGTTAGAACCGATCCCACTTTTTCTCCTTTTCGAAGAATGGTTACCCGATGGGATAAACTCATCACTTCATCTAATTTGTGCGAAATAAAAATTATTCCATATCCTTCCGATGCCATATAAGTGAGCATTTTAAATAAATTCTGGCTTTCTTGAGGGGTTAATACTGCTGTTGGCTCATCAAGAATAAGTAGTTTTGCCTTCCGATAGAGCATCTGTAAAATAGCTACCCTTTGTTGCTCCCCAATCGACAATTGCCAAACAAACGACATCGGATCTATTTGAAG
This is a stretch of genomic DNA from Candidatus Atribacteria bacterium ADurb.Bin276. It encodes these proteins:
- the ldc gene encoding Lysine/ornithine decarboxylase, encoding MEKNNLSTSMFGLSYDQIDCLIEQHDTPLFIIIREKLIDNYQAFRSFFPGVEVYYALKANPHPYIIQVLGEIGSSFDVASLQEIQLVLSHGIPPQRMILANTIKRKKGIRFAKENGVNRLTYDNFDEVGKIARVFQEASVILRVKTPSVGSRINLSYKFGAEPDEALDLLLNAQDAGLNPIGISFHVGSPCTNVENYIASLKLVVKIFEQAAAKGIHLTTIDIGGGFPLQVYQTQNNEVSVESMGKILTPLLLEYFGRECTFVAEPGRSLVGSAGLLISKVIGRAKRSGKNWYYLDDGYYGTFTAIPFDKSVFEFYTLKDDEKKYPCILAGPTCDSVDVIADGVMMPEMQLDDLVIVPSIGAYSWASATTFNGFEKPKVVLA
- a CDS encoding Purine-binding protein precursor, with protein sequence MNKWAWLLVLVVFFTLGSAALAFDPIPADHLKIGFVFVGPVGDGGWSYMHDQGRQAIEKAFPGVTTMYAESVPEGPDCARVMEQFVRNGAKLVFATSFGYMDQVIEVAKKYPDVIFMHCSGYKMADNVGLYFGRMYQARYLSGLVAGSMTKSNIIGFPAAHPIPEVIRMINAFTLGARKANPDAKVKVVWLYSWFDPGKEKEATKALIDAGADVIGMHADSGSTPQTAEESGVYVIGYNNDMSSYAPTKCLTSSVWDWSTTYIDIVKKVVEGTWKPENSWWGMETGIVKLTSFSQDVPGEVRALVQEEQEKIINGTWDVFWGPIKDQNGNEKVAEGQKMSDQDILSFSWFVEGVEGEIPVSQ
- a CDS encoding L-arabinose transporter permease protein — its product is MEMVISILAAAVRSGTPILFATLGEIIIEKSGILNLGLEGIMLIGALTGFSVSLASGNPWLGIIAAFILGAFITLIHGFISITLKGNQVVSGLAMTIFGTGVSSLIGKAFIGKTIPGLLKTPFPVLNRIPFIGPVFFNHDLMVYFSFFLVVFLSWFLISTRIGLNLRAVGDSPRAADALGLNVNRIRYLAVLIGGGIVALGGAYLSVAYNKMWTESMTAGRGWIAVALVIFAIWNPTRAALGAYLFGGVEAFQLRLQATGTSIPTPLLLMLPYLLTVSVLIFISIGKGKGILFGAPASLGQPYFREESD
- a CDS encoding beta-methylgalactoside transporter inner membrane component is translated as MSIYFRINKRTSSSWLLSVFLPFISVLLALIGGSIFLSFLKVSPVQAYRGMFQTAFGDWYGISETIVKAIPLILSGIAVTLAFKATVWNIGAAGQIFLGALATTAAVRYFYVDNRGIMLVIMFLFAGIAGGGWAAIAGYLKARWNVNETITTLMLNYIAIHLADYFIYGPWKDPDSLGFPMTAPFPEAARLPQFAGTRIHYGLFIAIIFAILFWFIFRYTRWGYEIRVIGENPKAAQYAGIYYLRYIVLIMFISGAIAGIAGMGEVSGLQGRLQHGFTAEFGFTAIIVAWLARLNPISVMLVSFLIGALQVGGESLQIVMRLPIASTLVLQGLILFFVLGGEFFRNYRIRFIRGDER
- the araG_3 gene encoding Arabinose import ATP-binding protein AraG; the protein is MNGVEMKGITKTFGSVIANQKINFDLKYGEIHALLGENGAGKSTLMNILYGLYHPDSGNIYINGQKCDFRSPFDAIRAGIGMVHQHFMLIPEQTVWENMILGLNNIPQVLPKSEIKRQILELSGKYCLQIDPMSFVWQLSIGEQQRVAILQMLYRKAKLLILDEPTAVLTPQESQNLFKMLTYMASEGYGIIFISHKLDEVMSLSHRVTILRKGEKVGSVLTGETSKEKLAEMMMGQKFVFSIQKQPKSAGPLVFDVENLRVRGDRGFHVIQDLSLQIHQGELLGLAGVAGNGQQELCEALSGLRRIESGKIKINQQELTNRPPRHFIKKGLRYIPADRRGVGLIPNMMVDENAILKKYWKNPIAKRSLINWREVARYAHHLIRKYYIAVPHVRYPVKNLSGGNLQKLMLGRELSDSPQVIIAMHPTWGLDVAATKFVREQILKERDRGASVLLISEDIEELIALSDRLAVICKGEIMGVIDKPQEVTPEVLGLMMAGTPLKNIQKVSA